Proteins encoded in a region of the Oncorhynchus nerka isolate Pitt River unplaced genomic scaffold, Oner_Uvic_2.0 unplaced_scaffold_3779, whole genome shotgun sequence genome:
- the LOC135566681 gene encoding relaxin-3-like has product MWKAAVLTFGLLVALVGMVQAAEGHANSIYGVKLCGREFIRAVIFTCGGSRWRRGVGDGGDISIDEETEAYSPWSSNAIPGLASKQRPGLEAQGWAGEVREGGSAAAAFSRLARSPISEDVLEALRSADRKGRDVVVGLSNACCKWGCSKSEISSLC; this is encoded by the exons ATGTGGAAGGCTGCGGTGTTGacgtttggcctgttggtggcgcTGGTGGGTATGGTGCAGGCTGCAGAGGGCCACGCTAACTCTATCTACGGTGTGAAGCTGTGCGGGAGAGAGTTTATACGGGCCGTCATCTTCACCTGCGGAGGATCgcgttggaggagaggagtgggcgaCGGCG GTGACATCTCCATTGACGAGGAGACTGAGGCCTACAGCCCATGGAGCTCCAACGCCATCCCCGGCCTCGCCAGCAAGCAGCGTCCAGGATTGGAGGCTCAGGGCTGGGCAGGCGAGGTCAGGGAGGGGGGCTCTGCCGCTGCTGCGTTCAGTCGTTTGGCCCGCTCGCCCATCTCAGAGGATGTGCTAGAGGCGCTGCGCAGTGCGGACAGGAAGGGGCGGGATGTCGTGGTGGGCCTCTCCAACGCCTGCTGCAAGTGGGGCTGCAGCAAGAGCGAGATCAGCTCCCTCTGTTGA